The nucleotide window GGCACCAGCGACCGTCCACAGTCTCGTGCTCAGCGACGTCGTCGGCGACGATCCGAGCATCATCGCCAGCGGGCCGACCGTTCCGGATGAATCGACGTACGCCGACGCACGCGACGTACTCGATCGGTACGACATTCGACCCTCGGCGGCGATCGTAGAACGGCTCGAAAACGGCGACGGCGAGCGATCGGAGACCCCGACCGCCGACGATCCGGCGTTCGAGCGGACCGAGCTCCACATGCTCGCCAACGGGTTCACCGCGCTGGCGGCAGCACGGTCGGTTGCCGAGGAGCACGGCTACACGCCGGTGATCCTCTCCTCACAGGTCGAAGGCGAGGCACGCGAGGCGGCGAAGACGCACGCCGCGATCGCTGACGAAGCGCTCGCGACTGGAAACCCCGTCTCACCGCCGGCAGTGCTGCTCTCGGGCGGCGAGACGACGGTGACGCTGGACGGCGACGGCTCGGGCGGCCCCAACCAGGAGTTCGTCCTCAGCGGCGCACTCACCAGCACGTCGGCGGACGTGGTGGTTGCCAGCGTCGACACCGACGGCAAGGACGGCGCGAGCGACGTCGCCGGCGCGATCGCCGATCGTGACGCACTCGACGACGAACGGCGGGCGCGGGCAGCGCTGGCGGCCAACGACGTCTACCCGTATCTCGCCGAACGCGGACTGGTCGTCGACACCGGCAAGACGGGCACCAACGTCAACGATCTCCGTGTGCTGGTGGTCGGCGAGAGCAGCGACACGCGCTGAGAAACCGGGGTTCCCTTTTGTCGTTCTCACCCGTCTCTGTTTTCGAGACGTATCCGATTCGTCGGAATGGCGTTGCGCTATGCTCAACGATTGTTTCGTTCAAGCGAACGACTGCTGTGCTCGGATGCTAACTCATTGAGAAATCAGGGCTGGGATGACGGAGGAGAAGAGTCACTCGTAGGCGACGTTGAGTTCGATGACGTTCTTGATGTTGAGGATCAGCTCCGGCAGTTCGTCGACGAGCTTGCCGTCCTTCAGCCGGCTGCGCGGGCCGGAGACACTGATCGCGCCGAGCGGCGTGTCGTCGGGGTCGGTGATCGCCGTGGCGACACAGCAGAGCCCCTTCAACCGCTCCTCGCGATCGACCGCCCAACCCTGCTCGGCGATCGTATCGAGATCCTCGAACAGGAGTTCGCGGTCGGTGATCGTGTGTTCGGTCATCTCCGGGAGCCCGTGTCGGTCGATGATCTCGTTCACGCGGCGTTCGGGGAGACAGGCGAGGATCGCCTTGCCCATCGCCGTCGTGTGGAGATAGACCTCGCGGCCGGCGTGCGTATCGAGGTTTACCGCGCGGCTGCTGTCGGCCCGATAGAGGAAGATGCCGCGGCCGTGCTCCTCGACCAGGAGGTTCGCCATCTCGCCGGACTCCTCGGCGAGGCGCTGGATCTCCGGTTTGGCCGTCTCGTAGATCCGTCGCCGTCGGCGCGCGCCCACCCCGAGACTCAGGAATCGCAGTCCGACGTAGTAGACGTCGCCGTCGCCCTTGTAGACGTAGCGCTCCTGTTCGAGCGTTCTGAGGTGTTTGTACACCGTGCTCTTCGAGAGTTCCAACTGGTCGGCGATCTCGGTGATCCCCGCCCCGTTGTGCTCGTGGACGAACTCGACGATCCGGAGCGATTTCGTCGTCGTCTTCACGGTCGTTTCGTCCTCCAGCTTCATGCGTTCATCACATGAGAACGCATCGATCACAACGTAAAACGATTGTTCTTTCGCTGAGCGTGTAGCGGTGGCCGAATCGAGACGGTCGTGAGAACGGATCGTCAGATGATGGGCGACGAGAGCGTTGTTTCCTTCGATATCGGTGCAGCGCGATCGGTGTCAGCGGTTCGTCCGACTCGTCGTTTGACGAATCCCGTTTCGAAATGTGGAATCGAGCGCCGATCGCTGACCGAGCAATCGGGATGGTTTCGGATGCTGGATAACACCACGGCTAAACCGAGACGATATGCGGCGGACGAGCAAGGAGTTTTTATCGGTCGCCGTTGTAGCGACATCGATGACCGACGCGAACGACCCGGACAGTAGCGACGATGCGGGTAGCGATTCGAACAGCAAGGTCGTACGGGTGCTGCAACGGTACGAACTCGTGGGGCTGGGCGACGAACTCGTCGAATATTGGACGGGCGAGGCGACCGAGCGCAAGAGCCTGCGCGAGCTGGCGGACTACTTCAACCGGGAGCTGCTCGCCCGTGTCCTGCGGGACGCCTCGGTAGATACGCTCGACGGCGAGCAGGCGAACCTCTATCGACTGTTGACCGACGAGGACGTGAGCAGCGGGGCCGCCGTCCAGGCCATCAATCGACTCGAACAGCACGGGGTCGACGTCGATCAACTGACGGCGGATTTCGTCTCGCGGCAAGCCATCCACACCTATCTGACGAGCTATCGCGACGTGAGCTACTCGTCGAGCCACGACGACCCGGTCGAGACCGAAACCACGAACGTCCGGCGACTCAGACGGCGCATGACGACGATCGTCGAGAGCAAAATCGAACGACTGCGCAACACCGGCCGCATCACGCTCGGTGCGTTCAACGTGCTCATCGACGTGCGCGTCCTCTGTGAGGACTGCGGCGCGCAGTATCAGGTGACGGAGCTGTTCGATCGTGGCGGCTGCGAATGCACGATCGACTCGTCCGACAGTCAGCCATGACAGCAGTCATTCTGTCATAGCTTGCTGACCTGTCGTCCACCAATCCCTTTCTCAGCGTTTCGAATCGTCGGATGGGCAGAACGCCGGCACGGCGCGTGTTGCTCCGACCACGATCCCACGGTTGCAGCCGTCGGCAGTCACTTTTTTATACATGGCGTTACGAACTCGACCAATGAGTGCCGAAGAACTCGCTGAACGGGACATTCATATCCACGTCGAGAACGTCGGCGGTATCGACCGTACCGACGTCGAAACCGCCGCGGGCGTGACCGTTCTCACCGGCCGCAACGCCACCAATCGCACGTCGCTGCTTCAGGCCGTGATGGCCGGGCTCGGTAGTGACAGCGTCTCGCTCAAAGGTGACGCCGACGAAGGGACCGTCGAGCTCTCGATTGGCGACGACACGTACACGCGCACGCTCACGCGCGAGAACGGCGTCGTTGCCACCGGCGGCGAGCCCTACCTCGACGATCCGACCGTCGCCGACCTGTTCGCCTTCCTCCTCGAATCGAACGAAGCCCGCCGCGCGGTCGCCCGCAGCGATGACCTCCGCGATCTCATCATGCGCCCGATCGACACCGACGTCATCCGCACCGAGATCAGCGAACTGGAGGACCGCCGCCGCGAACTCGACGATCAACTGGACGAACTCGACACACTCCAAGACGATCTCCCAGACCTCGAAGCGAAGCGTCGCCGCCTCGACGAACAGATCGCGGAGAAGCGTGACGCACTCGAAGCGAAGGAGGCCGAACTCGACGACGCCGATCGCGACGTCGACGAAACCCGCGAGGAGAAAGCCGAGCTCGAAGACACGCTCGACGAACTACGCCGGACACGTTCGGAGCTCGAAGACGTCCGCTACGACATCGACACCCACGAGGAGAGCGTCGACGCCCTCCACGACGAACGCGCCGAGCTCGAAGCCGACTACGACGAACTCCCCGACGCGCCCGCCGGCGAGCGAAGCGAACTCGACGCCGAGATCGAACGGTTGCGCGAGCGCGAGAGCAGCCTTGAAAGCGAACTCTCCGAACTCCAGAGCATCGTCCAGTTCAACGAGGACATGCTCGATGGCGACGACGTTGGCCGCCTCGATTCCCTCAACGAGGGGTCACCTGGCGGGGACGATTCGGTCACCGATCAGCTGGTCGCCGACGAGGCCGTCACCTGCTGGACCTGCGGCAGCGACGTCGAGACCAACGAGATCGAGGCCACACTCGATCGCCTGCGCAGCCTCCGCCAGGAGACCCTCGACGACGTCAACGACGTCCGTGAGCAACTCGACGAGCTCGTCGCCGACCGGAACGCGCTCGACGAGAAACAACAGCAGCGCGATCGGCTCGAACGACGCCTCGACCGGATCGAGGGCGAACTCGACGACCACGAGACCACCCTCGACGATCTCGCCGCCGAGCGCGACGCGCTGACCGACGAGATCGAAACCCTCGAAGCCGAGGTCGAGCAGCTCGAAAACGAGGAGTACACCGAACTGCTCGATCTGCACAAGGAGGCCAACCAACTCGAATTCGAGGTCGGCCGCCTCGAAGGCGATCGTGAGGAGGTCGTCGCGGAGATCGCCGACGTCGAGGAGCGCCTCGACGAGCGCGATCAGCTCGAAGATCGGCGCGCCGACGCCCAAGAAGAGCTCGAAGAGCTACGCACGCGCATCGAACGCATCGAGACCGAGGCCGTGGAGGGGTTCAACGACCACATGGCGACCGTGCTCGATCTGCTCGACTACGAGAACATCGAGCGGATCTGGATCGAGCGCGTCGAGCAGACCGTCCGCGAGGGCCGTCGGAAGGTCGACAAAAGCGTCTTCGAGCTCCACGTCGTGCGCACCACGCAGTCGGGGACCGCCTACGAGGACACGATCGACCACCTCTCTGAGAGCGAGCGCGAGGTCACGGGACTGGTGTTCGCGCTCGCGGGCTATCTCGTCCACGACCTCCACGAGACCGTGCCGGTGATGCTGCTCGACTCGCTCGAAGCAGTGGATTCGGACCGCATCGCCCGGCTCGTCGACTACTTCGCCGAATATCCCGACTATCTCGTTGTCGCGCTCCTCCCCGACGACGCCGCCGCCCTCGACGACGACTACGAGCGCGTGACCGAGATCTGACGTCGATCATCGAGTCTCGAATCGGGAAAACGCTCCTACGATCGTGCACACTATCGGCGACTGTGATGAATCGCTGCTGACGATCGACGATGATGAAGCGAACAGCACCGAACACCTGTGAAAACACGAACGATCGTATCGCGCTCTAAATAGAAGTAACTATAATATTGACCGTTCTGACTCCACAAACAAGAAAGGAGAAGTAGAACGGCACCGAGACGACTGGCCGTTCATGTTCCAGCCGAGGATTCCTGCAACAATCGACGGACGTGGCCCAGCGAGTAGCTGATGTCGTACTTCTGTTCGATGTGATTCCGTACCCGTTCGGGCGTCCATTCGGCCGAATCGTAGCCCAGTTCGGCGGGTGATCGGGCCAGATCGGCCGCCAGCTGCCGTCGTTGCGAGCGATCGAGTTTCGCCGGGCGTCCCGGTCGGGAGTCGTCCGTGATCGCCTCGGCGATCGACTGCTGTTCGAACCGGTCGAGCCAGGAGTAGACGGTCGCACGCGGGATATCGTAGCGCGCGCTCACGGTTTCGACGCTGACGCCGTCGGCGTACGCGAGCGCGACCATCAACCGTTTCACGGCCTTCGTCCCCGAAGCGTCCGCGAGAGCGGCCTGCAACGCCTCGATATCGACGTCGGCGAGCTTGTCCATGTGGGCGATGACGCCGCGGACGACAAAAATCCATGTACTTTTGTTCGTTTCTGATATCGAGTGGAAAGTTTCTTGTTCCTATCACACTCTCTGGTGCGAGTCGGCAGTGAGCGGTCGGATGGAATCGTGGGTATTTGCCACTATCCTGGCGACGGAGCGAGCAGCGATCGAGGGAACGAGGTCATGTCGAATGAACGGCCTCTTGAGCGTTCGTCCGCTGGTGTCGACAATGTCGTCGGAGGAGGAACTCGGGGGGTTCGAGGAGATCCGTGACGAGGTCACGGGCAATCCAATGGTCGGTCTCCTTCGGTATGCGATCCCCTACTGGAAGCGCCTGAGCGTCGGCGTGGGTGCCTCGCTGCTGACACGGTTCGCACGGCTCGTCCCGCCGCTGATCGTCGCCGCGGCGATCAACCTCATCGACAGTTCGGCCGGCGGATCGGGACTGCTGGTACAGGCTGGGCTACTGCCGGGCGGGACCATCACCGGGCAGGCGGCACGGCTCGCGCTCCTCGAACGGCTGGTCGCCATCGCGGCGCTCGCTTATCTGATTCGGTCGGTGACGCGGTTCGTCTCGCGCTACCTGCTCCAGTCGATGGCCCAGAAGATCCAGCGCGACCTCCGCAACGACGCCTACGACCACATGCAACACCTCTCGATGGGCTTTTTCGCCAACCATCAGACGGGCGGGATGCTGTCGATCCTCAACAGCGACATCAACAGGTTGGAACGGTTTCTCAACACCGAGCTCCGCCAGATCATCCGCGTGATCGCCGTCGTCGGCGGGATCGGGACCATCCTCTTCATCCAGTCGCCGACGCTGGCACTCATCGCGCTCGCGCCCGTCCCCCTCATCGGGATCGCGAGCGGTGCCTTCCTCCGCTGGGTCGAACCGCGCTACCGCGCGATCCGCGAGACGGTCGCGCGGCTCAACACCCGCCTGGAGAACAACCTGGGCGGTGCGCCGGTGATCAAATCGTTCAACCGTTACGAGTTCGAGCGCGGGCGCGTCGCCGCACAGAGCGAGCGCTACCACGACGAGCAGGTGGGTGCGATCAAGATCCGTCGTGCGTTCTTCTCCGCGCTCCGCGTGCTCACCGGCGTCGTGTTCGTCGCCGTGCTCTACGTCGGCGGGCGCGACGTCATCGTGGGCGCTCCCGGTGCGATCTCCGTCGGCGCGTTCGCCGGCGTCTTCCTCTACATCAGACGGCTCTACTCGCCGATGCGCCGGATCGGCAAGACGGCCAACAAGTACCAGCTCGCCAAATCGAGCGCCGAGCGCGTCTTCGGCGTGCTGAGTCACGAACCCGCGATCACCTCGCCCGCGGACGGTCACGTCCCCGAGCACGTCGACGGCGCGGTGAACTTCGACGACGTCACTTTCGGCTACGACGACGGCGAGCCGGTCATCGACGGGCTCTCGCTCGACGTTGACCCCGGTGAGACGATCGGGCTCGTCGGTGCCACCGGCGCGGGCAAATCGACGCTGCTGAAACTCATCCCCCGGTTCTACGACGTCGACGGGGGCGCGGTGCGCGTCGATAACACCGACGTCCGCGAGTACGATCTGGAAGCGCTGCGCGAGGCGGTCGGGATCGTCGAGCAGAACCCGTACCTGTTCTCGGGAACGGTGGCCGAGAACATCGCGTACGGCACCGACGGGGCGCTCGAACGGACGATGGACGGTGCGGGGCTCGACGAGCGCGTGCGTGCGGCCGCGAGGGCCGCCGAGGCCCACGAGTTCGTCAGCGATCTGCCAGAGGGCTACGACACACAGATCGGCGAGCGGGGCGTGAAGCTCTCGGGCGGCCAGCGCCAGCGCCTCGCCATCGCTCGTGCGTTGCTCAACGATCCCGCGATCATCGTCCTCGACGAGGCCACCTCCGACGTCGACACCGAGACCGAAGAGCGGATCCAGGAGAGTCTCGCACGGCTCACCGCCGACCGGACGGCGTTCGTCATCGCCCACCGGCTCTCGACGATCCGGGACGCCGACCGCATCGTCGTGATCGAGGACGGGGCCATCACCGAACGCGGAAGCCACGAGGAGCTGCTCGCGGCCGACAGCGCCTACACCGAGCTCTGGCAGGCACAGTCCGAGCGGACGCCCGAGCGGGTCGTCGAAGCGGACGACGACTGAGAGCGGAAAGAGGAGGGGTACAACGGCAGCCCACCGCCTCGTTCGAGACGGCGGGAAGAAAGTGTCGTTCGGTCGGTTCAGACGGTCTCGACGCGCTCGAACAGATACGCACCGACCGAGACCATCACGATCGAGGAGACGACGAGCGCGCCGAAATCGAGCAGCGGCGAGTACGTCGAGGCACCGACCAGCGCGGCCCGAAGCCCGTCGACGCCGTAGGTCAGAGGGTTGATCAGCGCGAGATACTGCACCGGGCCGGGAAGCCCCTCGATGGGGTAGATCGCGCCCGAGAGGAAAAAGAGCGGAAAGACGATGAACTGGACGATCAGGCTGAATCCCTCGCTGTCGGAGAACTGCGAGGCCAGCGCGATGCCGAAGCCGACGAAGGTGATCGCGATGAGAAGCAGGAAGACCGCCGCCAGCGGGATCGACAGCCAGCCCGCGAGCTCGAAGCCGAGCGGGATCGAGAGCACGAGGATCAGGACGGCCTGGACGATGGCCGTCGTCGAGCCGCCGGCGATCCGACCGAGCACGATCGAGGTGCGACTCACCGGCGCGACGAGGATCTCCTTGAGGA belongs to Halococcus qingdaonensis and includes:
- a CDS encoding glycerate kinase type-2 family protein, which translates into the protein MIRNREELAETPAHETALDCIAAGIEATQPTRVMSEALDRDGSTRTIGDATVDLDDYREVVVVGGGKAAAQMANVIEDVLGDRLTDGVVVTNDPQETDRIAVVEGSHPTPNEAGEEGARRVLSLADDATAETLVLCLISGGGSALLPAPVDGVSLAELQSLTDDLLSSGATIHEINAVRKHLSAIKGGRLAAAAAPATVHSLVLSDVVGDDPSIIASGPTVPDESTYADARDVLDRYDIRPSAAIVERLENGDGERSETPTADDPAFERTELHMLANGFTALAAARSVAEEHGYTPVILSSQVEGEAREAAKTHAAIADEALATGNPVSPPAVLLSGGETTVTLDGDGSGGPNQEFVLSGALTSTSADVVVASVDTDGKDGASDVAGAIADRDALDDERRARAALAANDVYPYLAERGLVVDTGKTGTNVNDLRVLVVGESSDTR
- a CDS encoding IclR family transcriptional regulator, which produces MKLEDETTVKTTTKSLRIVEFVHEHNGAGITEIADQLELSKSTVYKHLRTLEQERYVYKGDGDVYYVGLRFLSLGVGARRRRRIYETAKPEIQRLAEESGEMANLLVEEHGRGIFLYRADSSRAVNLDTHAGREVYLHTTAMGKAILACLPERRVNEIIDRHGLPEMTEHTITDRELLFEDLDTIAEQGWAVDREERLKGLCCVATAITDPDDTPLGAISVSGPRSRLKDGKLVDELPELILNIKNVIELNVAYE
- the rdfA gene encoding rod-determining factor RdfA; translated protein: MTDANDPDSSDDAGSDSNSKVVRVLQRYELVGLGDELVEYWTGEATERKSLRELADYFNRELLARVLRDASVDTLDGEQANLYRLLTDEDVSSGAAVQAINRLEQHGVDVDQLTADFVSRQAIHTYLTSYRDVSYSSSHDDPVETETTNVRRLRRRMTTIVESKIERLRNTGRITLGAFNVLIDVRVLCEDCGAQYQVTELFDRGGCECTIDSSDSQP
- a CDS encoding archaea-specific SMC-related protein — its product is MSAEELAERDIHIHVENVGGIDRTDVETAAGVTVLTGRNATNRTSLLQAVMAGLGSDSVSLKGDADEGTVELSIGDDTYTRTLTRENGVVATGGEPYLDDPTVADLFAFLLESNEARRAVARSDDLRDLIMRPIDTDVIRTEISELEDRRRELDDQLDELDTLQDDLPDLEAKRRRLDEQIAEKRDALEAKEAELDDADRDVDETREEKAELEDTLDELRRTRSELEDVRYDIDTHEESVDALHDERAELEADYDELPDAPAGERSELDAEIERLRERESSLESELSELQSIVQFNEDMLDGDDVGRLDSLNEGSPGGDDSVTDQLVADEAVTCWTCGSDVETNEIEATLDRLRSLRQETLDDVNDVREQLDELVADRNALDEKQQQRDRLERRLDRIEGELDDHETTLDDLAAERDALTDEIETLEAEVEQLENEEYTELLDLHKEANQLEFEVGRLEGDREEVVAEIADVEERLDERDQLEDRRADAQEELEELRTRIERIETEAVEGFNDHMATVLDLLDYENIERIWIERVEQTVREGRRKVDKSVFELHVVRTTQSGTAYEDTIDHLSESEREVTGLVFALAGYLVHDLHETVPVMLLDSLEAVDSDRIARLVDYFAEYPDYLVVALLPDDAAALDDDYERVTEI
- a CDS encoding helix-turn-helix domain-containing protein, with product MDKLADVDIEALQAALADASGTKAVKRLMVALAYADGVSVETVSARYDIPRATVYSWLDRFEQQSIAEAITDDSRPGRPAKLDRSQRRQLAADLARSPAELGYDSAEWTPERVRNHIEQKYDISYSLGHVRRLLQESSAGT
- a CDS encoding ABC transporter ATP-binding protein, producing MSSEEELGGFEEIRDEVTGNPMVGLLRYAIPYWKRLSVGVGASLLTRFARLVPPLIVAAAINLIDSSAGGSGLLVQAGLLPGGTITGQAARLALLERLVAIAALAYLIRSVTRFVSRYLLQSMAQKIQRDLRNDAYDHMQHLSMGFFANHQTGGMLSILNSDINRLERFLNTELRQIIRVIAVVGGIGTILFIQSPTLALIALAPVPLIGIASGAFLRWVEPRYRAIRETVARLNTRLENNLGGAPVIKSFNRYEFERGRVAAQSERYHDEQVGAIKIRRAFFSALRVLTGVVFVAVLYVGGRDVIVGAPGAISVGAFAGVFLYIRRLYSPMRRIGKTANKYQLAKSSAERVFGVLSHEPAITSPADGHVPEHVDGAVNFDDVTFGYDDGEPVIDGLSLDVDPGETIGLVGATGAGKSTLLKLIPRFYDVDGGAVRVDNTDVREYDLEALREAVGIVEQNPYLFSGTVAENIAYGTDGALERTMDGAGLDERVRAAARAAEAHEFVSDLPEGYDTQIGERGVKLSGGQRQRLAIARALLNDPAIIVLDEATSDVDTETEERIQESLARLTADRTAFVIAHRLSTIRDADRIVVIEDGAITERGSHEELLAADSAYTELWQAQSERTPERVVEADDD
- a CDS encoding ABC transporter permease, translated to MSLVDPLGIYGLWLRDVKRFLRTPSQIIGSLTFPLMFLLFLGFGFSGAAIPGLPEGVDYLQYLVPGIMGFTMLLGASFAGLAILSDQDVGFLKEILVAPVSRTSIVLGRIAGGSTTAIVQAVLILVLSIPLGFELAGWLSIPLAAVFLLLIAITFVGFGIALASQFSDSEGFSLIVQFIVFPLFFLSGAIYPIEGLPGPVQYLALINPLTYGVDGLRAALVGASTYSPLLDFGALVVSSIVMVSVGAYLFERVETV